In Carya illinoinensis cultivar Pawnee chromosome 7, C.illinoinensisPawnee_v1, whole genome shotgun sequence, the following are encoded in one genomic region:
- the LOC122317125 gene encoding two-pore potassium channel 5: MENEPFLSSQTRPQLQPILEDRDVSSSFIIPHSQDPTSSSTSQLDAPNTHVKRPGSLHRCKTAPAMAVMRDLKSKTPQIPKPQSDSSSIIRQAIFLLLIYLSLGVLIYTFNTDHFSGVETHPVVDALYFCIVTMCTIGYGDIAPRTTATKVFACVFVLVGFGFIDILLSGVVNYVLDLQENMILAGIQMGRPQHGFSARDYIFDAAKGRMRIRLKVGLALGVVVLCIGMGTLVLYFVEDLDWIDSVYLSVMSVTTVGYGDRAFKTLPGRLFASIWLLFSTLMVARAFLYLAEARIDKRHRRIASWVLQRDITVEDLLAADVNNNGFISKSEYVIYKLKEMGKIGEKDVLQICDHFSKLDPNNSGKITLPYLLQNRL, from the exons ATGGAAAATGAGCCTTTTCTCTCTTCCCAAACACGGCCCCAACTCCAGCCCATCCTGGAAGATCGTGATGTCTCCTCCTCCTTCATAATTCCTCACTCCCAAGACCCAACATCCTCATCCACATCTCAATTAGATGCCCCGAATACCCACGTGAAGAGACCGGGTAGCCTGCACCGGTGTAAGACAGCTCCAGCCATGGCCGTCATGCGAGACCTCAAATCAAAGACACCTCAGATTCCCAAACCACAGTCCGACTCCAGCTCCATCATCAGGCAAGCAATTTTCTTGCTTTTGATATATCTGTCTCTTGGAGTTTTGATTTACACTTTCAATACAGACCACTTCTCGGGTGTAGAAACTCACCCTGTTGTTGATGcgctttatttttgtattgtcaCTATGTGTACCATTGGTTACGGTGACATAGCTCCGCGAACAACAGCTACAAAGGTCTTTGCTTGTGTGTTTGTGTTGGTGGGTTTTGGTTTCATAGATATATTGCTTAGTGGGGTTGTGAATTATGTACTAGACTTGCAAGAGAACATGATCTTGGCTGGGATTCAAATGGGCAGGCCCCAACATGGCTTTTCTGCCAGGGACTATATATTTGATGCGGCAAAGGGTAGGATGAGAATCAGACTCAAGGTCGGATTGGCCCTTGGTGTAGTGGTGTTGTGTATTGGGATGGGAACATTGGTGCTGTATTTTGTGGAGGATTTGGATTGGATTGATTCGGTTTATTTATCGGTTATGTCGGTTACAACGGTTGGGTATGGGGATCGGGCGTTCAAGACGCTGCCCGGGAGGTTGTTTGCCTCCATTTGGCTTCTGTTTTCAACGCTGATGGTAGCACGGGCATTTCTGTATTTGGCGGAGGCGAGAATCGACAAGAGGCACCGGAGAATTGCCAGCTGGGTGTTGCAAAGGGATATAACAGTTGAGGATTTGCTTGCTGCCGACGTCAATAACAATGGCTTCATTAG TAAATCCGAGTACGTAATTTACAAGCTCAAAGAGATGGGAAAGATAGGGGAGAAAGATGTACTGCAGATCTGCGATCATTTCAGTAAGCTTGATCCCAACAACTCCGGGAAGATTACACTGCCTTATCTTCTGCAGAATCGCTTGTGA
- the LOC122315092 gene encoding acyl transferase 5, producing the protein MAFSVTRSSKSQVKPSEQTPSGTLDLSVIDRLPALRCNARTLHVFSHGGQEASQIIRVALSMALVPYYPLAGRLKESSQGQLQIECSGEGVWFVEASANCSLDAVNYFDDVVSVPYDLLLPDPIPENEGIDPLVQMQVTQFACGGIVIGLTFCHSICDGLGAAQFLNAVGELANGVGHLSTPPVWHRDFFPPPPEQLKAPASLNLPPLLPPLPHYRLEHANVDIPLDCIKQLKLEFQQSTGKPCSSFEIVAAQFWSCRTRAINLKQDTELKLVFFANCRQLLDPPLPDGFYGNCFFPVTITTSSDSLAQASITDVVKLIQDAKANLPVEFAKYMKGDFVKEGGDPFAPPLAYTTLFISEWGRLGFNQVDYGWGPPVHIVPIQGSSIIPVGIVGSLPLPKKGVRLMTWCVEDAHRQPFLNQMMQSNKSSHQSSQEIAFTPFSTNP; encoded by the exons ATGGCTTTCTCTGTGACCAGATCAAGCAAAAGCCAAGTCAAGCCATCTGAGCAGACGCCATCCGGCACACTTGATCTTTCAGTCATTGATAGACTGCCTGCTCTGAGATGCAATGCTCGAACTCTGCATGTGTTTAGTCATGGCGGCCAAGAGGCATCACAGATTATAAGAGTAGCCTTGTCCATGGCTTTGGTCCCTTACTACCCTCTTGCAGGAAGGCTGAAAGAGTCGAGCCAAGGTCAGCTCCAAATTGAATGCAGCGGAGAAGGCGTGTGGTTTGTCGAGGCGTCTGCTAATTGTAGCCTTGATGCTGTCAATTATTTCGATGATGTGGTTTCCGTCCCTTATGATCTGCTACTTCCTGACCCTATCCCGGAAAATGAAGGCATAGACCCGCTCGTGCAAATGCAG GTGACACAGTTTGCATGTGGAGGTATCGTTATAGGCCTTACTTTCTGCCATAGCATATGTGATGGCCTTGGAGCTGCCCAATTTCTCAATGCTGTTGGCGAGTTGGCTAATGGTGTCGGCCATCTAAGCACCCCACCAGTGTGGCACAGAGACTTCTTCCCACCTCCACCCGAACAACTAAAGGCCCCTGCATCGTTAAACCTTCCACCACTGCTACCGCCGCTGCCCCACTACAGGCTAGAGCATGCCAATGTGGATATACCTCTAGATTGCATCAAGCAACTCAAGCTAGAATTTCAGCAATCAACCGGAAAGCCTTgctcttcttttgaaattgtggCTGCCCAGTTTTGGAGCTGCCGTACACGAGCTATAAACTTGAAGCAAGACACTGAACTCAAGCTTGTCTTTTTCGCAAACTGCCGCCAGCTTTTGGACCCTCCTTTGCCGGACGGTTTCTATGGAAACTGCTTCTTCCCTGTGACAATCACAACTTCGAGTGATTCGCTCGCTCAGGCATCAATCACTGATGTTGTGAAACTGATCCAAGATGCAAAGGCTAATCTCCCAGTGGAGTTTGCAAAGTACATGAAAGGTGACTTTGTGAAAGAAGGTGGGGACCCTTTTGCACCACCGCTGGCCTACACTACACTGTTTATATCAGAGTGGGGCCGACTGGGATTCAACCAAGTGGACTACGGGTGGGGTCCCCCAGTCCACATAGTTCCAATACAAGGCTCTAGCATCATCCCAGTTGGCATTGTGGGGTCCTTGCCTTTGCCCAAGAAAGGTGTCCGACTGATGACATGGTGCGTGGAGGATGCCCATCGCCAACCCTTCCTGAACCAGATGATGCAAAGTAACAAATCTTCCCATCAAAGCTCCCAAGAAATAGCGTTTACACCTTTTTCCACAAATCCTTGA